In Solidesulfovibrio sp., the sequence AACGGCAATTTCCCCCACCCTCAGCAGAGGAGCCGTGATCATGTCGGTCCGTCGGAGCTCTCTTGTGGCAACCTTTCTGGCTGCGGGCCTGCTGACCTGCCCGCTCGGCTCCGTTTTGGCCCAGCAAACCGGTGACTCGACGCCACGGGCGGCCACGCCCGTCGCCTACGTCGGCTCGGCGGCCTGCAAGGACTGCCACGCCAAGGAGTATGAATCCTACTCCAAATACTCGAAAAAGGCCCATTCTTCCCAGTCGGTGAAAATCATGGCCCCCAAGCTCACCGCCGAGGAACTGACGGGGTGCTATGCCTGCCATACCACGGGCTACGGCCAGCCCGGCGGCTTCGTGAGCTTCGAGAAAACCCCCGAGCTGGCCAATGCCGGCTGCGAGGTCTGCCACGGCCCGGGCGCGGCCCATGTCGATTCCGGCGGCGACCCGGGGCTGATCAAAAACAAGCTGTCCATGTCCGAGTGCGAGCGCTGCCACAACGCCGAACGGGTGCGCAACTTCAACTTCAAACCCATGCTCTTCGCCGGGGCGCACTAGGAGGTCATGATGGGCGTTATTTCCCGCTCCCTCGGCCTCAAGGTGCTGCTGCTGGTTTCGGGCCTGACCGTCCTGGCCTTCACCGGGCTTTTTTTGGCCAACGCCCACTGGCAGCGCCAGGGCTCGGTGACCCAGATCGACCGCGCCTCCAGGCGCGCCAGCGACATGCTGCGCATGGCCATCGAGGAGCCCATGCGCCTGGGCAAGAACGCCGAGACCACGGCCCAATTCGCCAGGGTGGCCGCCGCGCAAAAAGACATCAAGGTCTTCCTGACGGATTTCCGGGGCAATGTGACCTATTCCACGGACGCCTCGGCCGTGCGCCGCGATTTTTCCAGCATCACCACCGACGCCGACATCGCCACCCTGGTGCGCAAGACCCTTTCCGGCGAATTCCACGGCGGCGACATCCTGCCCTGGGAAGGCAAACCGGCCTACCTCGCCGTCAATTCCGTCAAAAACGAGCCCGAATGCCACCATTGCCACGGTGCCTCCAAACCCATCCTCGGCGCCATGGTCGTGGTTCAGGACATCACCCCGGAATTGTCGCGCCTGTCGGCCGACCAGTTTAAAAGCGCCGGGCTGTCCCTGGCCGGCATGGTCGCCCTGCTGGCCGCCCTGCTCCTTTTCATGAAGTATTCCGTGGTCGGCCGGGTCCGGAAACTGGCCGCCGTGTCCGACGCCATCAGCCGCGGCTCCCTGGACATCGCCTTCAACGTGCCGGGGCACGACGAGATCGCCGCCCTGGCCAAGAACCTCTCGGCCATGGTCGGCAACATCAAGGAC encodes:
- a CDS encoding cytochrome c family protein, which codes for MSVRRSSLVATFLAAGLLTCPLGSVLAQQTGDSTPRAATPVAYVGSAACKDCHAKEYESYSKYSKKAHSSQSVKIMAPKLTAEELTGCYACHTTGYGQPGGFVSFEKTPELANAGCEVCHGPGAAHVDSGGDPGLIKNKLSMSECERCHNAERVRNFNFKPMLFAGAH